A window of Heterodontus francisci isolate sHetFra1 chromosome 2, sHetFra1.hap1, whole genome shotgun sequence genomic DNA:
ctgttccttcatcatcgctgggttaaaaatcctggaacttcctactttgcaacactgtgggagtaccttcaccacacaaattacaatggttcaagaagataGTTCACCGCCATCATCTCAAGGCAAttgagaatgggcaataaatgccagcaacacccacatcccgggaataaactttttttaaaattgaaGTGCTGCGGTTAATTGGAGCATTTCATCTAATCTTGGCACGGAACAGGAATCCTGGGACCTTATAGTTTGTGTGGTTCACCTGCACTAACAGAGCCTTTAGAGGACTGCCCACTGATTTATTTTCTATTTGTGATTTCAGCGGTGGCCTTCATGAATACCGAAGAAGACCATGTCTATGATTCTGTTTGCCTATGTGGTCCGTGTGACAGATGGGCTGCCGCTGTCTGCTTCCACAGACTTTGAATACAGCAGGGAGCTGCAAGAGTGTAAAAAACAACTGAAGATTGTGTCTAAGCTGCTTGGACAGTTTCCTGGCCGTGGGACTGTGAAGAGCAATCAGCTTCACATACAGTGAGTACACCACTGCACCTATCGCTGATGTAAATGCTATAAATGGTTTATTGCAGTTAACTGAGTACCTGGAGCAAATGCTACCAATTTTAGGGGAAGCTGAGTGTCTTGAATCAGAACGGTTGCGATATGCCCTTGAACTCGAGCATTGACATCCAGTTCTGTTCATTCCTCTGTGATGCAGCTAAGCAAGTCAGTGATGCCTGCTCTGTAAACAAAAAAAGCTGGAAGCATATCAGCTGGTCAAGCAGCAACTGTGAAGAGACAATGAGTTACTGATTCAGATTTGTGACCTTGCATCTGGAGccgtaatgaaaggtcacagaccaaaaGCACTAtctatgtttctctctctgcagatgctgcctgatcttctgagtgattccagcattttgtttatatttcagctttccagcatccacgATATTCAGCCTTTGTATCAGTGATGGGTGCTGTTTTTCATGCTGCTGTGTCCAAGTTGCCAGGTCACTTATAGAGCGGGGGTACGTACAGATGGAGTATGTGTATTGTGGAGGGGGGGATGTTGATGGTTCGCACACAGCCCTTTCAACTTTAAGTTTCTGGGTTTGCATCCAGTAACAGGAAAGAAAGTTTTCAAACAGTCTTCTATATTTCAGCAGATAAACAAACTGTTCAGCACATCCGGTCTATGAGGGTACTTTCTTCCGCCATAGCTTCCCAGTTTAATCCCAATCTTCATCTTGTACCTTTTAATGTTCCTTTTTATTCAAGACAGTGTCAAATCTTAAAAGAATTTGTGGGTCTGCTTCAGCAACAGTTTGTGACAACAAATTCCACACTCTAACCACTCTTTGTAAAGACATTGATCTTGATATTAACCTCTCCACCACAGGCAGGGTTAAAACTCAACTTCAACCTAatatgctccagggacccgggttcgattctgggtactgcctgtgcggagtttgcaagttcgccctgtgtctgcgtaggttttcgccgggtgctccagtttcctcccacatccaaagacttgcaggtgataggtaaattggctgttgtaaattgcccctaatgtagggaggtgatagggaatatgggattactgtagggttagtataaatgggtggttgttggtcggcacagactcagtgggccgaagggcctgtttcagtgctgtatctctaaattaaaaaaaaaatatgtgCAGCCATTGCTGTTTTTATGGCAGTAAATAGCAAGGCGTGTGAATGTCCTGTCTTAGAGAGGAGGGCCAGTTCCTTTTTTAAGTCAGGCTCCCTCAATGCATTTGGGAAGCTGTTTGGATTTAGCTGCTGCCGGCCAGGTTTCCCAGGGTTCTGGGAAACCTGGCAGCGAAGAGGTGGGAGCTGCCAACTTCAGAAGCTGTGTTTTTCTTGTCCTCCTTGTGGgccgggaggagcaggagtgctgccCCCAGACCCTCCAGGAAGCCTTCAGCCTTCCCTTGCCAATTGTGGCCTTTCTCCAGCCCCACCTGTGATCCAATGACTGCTGACCCCAAGCCCTAATGACATCTTTCTTCCTTCTCTCTACGATCATGGGCAAAACCCTGCCTCCACCTCGAAGTCCCAATCTGAAACTTGCTCCCATCTCAATTGCAAGGACCATCAATTTGACCGGCTGTTGAACAGGAAACATAAGAAAATAGTTATAATGTTAAGAGCAGGCCATCTTCGTGCTTGGCCTTGCCAGCTTTCCCCCACTTTGCccgacatcctcccttaaatattgGACCATTGTTTCTAACATTAATTATTTTTGTCTTTAATTTGTGCCTACTTGTTGCCATCTCAATGACTACTGGAAACAATCTCACTATTTCTCAAGTCAGTATTCTAGTACCGCCATAGCAAATCTACGCTGTACCTTTTGCAttgctttctttcttttgggcctccttatctcgagagacaatggatacgcgcctggaggtggtcagtggtttgtgaagcagcgcctggagtggctataaaggccaattctggagtaacaggctcttccacaggtgctgcagagaaatttgtttgttggggctgttggacagttggctctccccttgcgcctctgtcttttttcctgccaactactaagtctctttgactcgccacaatttagccctgtctttatggctgcccgccagctctggcgaatgctggcaactgactcccacgacttgtgatcaatgtcacacgatttcatgtcgcgtttgcagacgtctttataacggagacatggacggccggtgggtctgataccagtggcgagctcgctgtacaatgtgtctttggggatcctgccatcttccatgcggctcacatggccaagccatctcaagcgccgctgactcagtagtgtgtataagctggggatgttggccgcttcaaggacttctgtgttggagatatagtcctgccacctgatgccaagtattctccgaaggcagcgaagatggaatgaattgagacgtcgctcttggctggcatacgttgtccaggcctcgctgccgtagagcaaggtactgaggacacaggcctgatacactcggacttttgtgttccgtgtcagtgcgccattttcccacactctcttggccagtctgaacatagcagtggaagccttacccatacgcttgttgatttctgcatctagagacaggttactggtgatagttgagcctaggtaggtgaactcttgaaccacttccagagcgtggtcgccaatattgatggatggagcatttctgacatcctgccccatgatgttcgttttcttgaggctgatggttaggccaaattcattgcaggcagacgcaaacctgtcgatgagactctgcaggcattcttcagtgtgagatgttaaagcagcatcgtcagcaaagaggagttctctgatgagcactttccgtactttggacttcgctcttagacgggcaaggttgaacaacctgccccctgatcttgtgtggaggaaaattccttcttcagaggatttgaacgcatgtgaaagcagcagggagaagaaaatcccaaaaagtgtgggtgcgagaacacagccctgtttcacaccactcttaCCCTCCTGTAATGAAGTatgcaaaactgtacacagtgctgcatcTTAACTTAAGGTCTTGTATGAGTTCAACATTCACCTCCATATTTTACACTCTGTGCTCAGGTACATTTAAATAAGTTCGAGGAATCTCCACCTAGCACAGTACGAGGCACAGGTCTGTACTATGAACCTGCTCATAGTGTAGTGCCAAACCAGGAGGCTGTATGTTAGGGTAGTGGGTGGGCAATGAAGTATATTTGTGTAGTATGGGCTGTTTCTTTTTAAgttaatattaaaataaattactCATGCAGCATTATGTGAGCTATatcctgcatcagtctctgatgcaGCGAACCTTGAGAGTGGAATATTAAATACAATATAAAAACCAAAAaagataaataaataaaagatgctggaaatactcagcaggtctgtcagcatctgtggagagagaagcagagttagcgtttcaggtcagtgacctttcatcagaactggcaaaggttagaaatgtaataggttttaagcaaataaagtaggggtgggACAAAAGAGAGCAAAAGGAAAGGTGTTACTAgggcagagggtcacagagaataactggccaaaaggttatggagcaaaagttgtgctaatggtgtggtgaaagacaaaacgttagtgcagagaaggtgttaaatgacagaatagtgAGCagtcctggccaaaagcacaaacagggaaaaaaaacagtgggcaggcacttgGTTATCAAATGAATGATGAagcaagctaaaataaaataaaaataaacaagaaAAAATAaaaggggggccgtcatgctctgaaatgattgaactcaatgttcagtctggtaggctgcagcgtgcctaattggtaaatgatgttcactggaacagtgcagcaagcccaggacagagatgtgggcatgagcacaggggggtgtgttgaaatggcaagcgacaggaagctcgggatcatgcttatggactgagcagaggtgttgcgcaaagcagtcacccaatctgcgtttggtctccccaatgtagaggagaccacattgtgagcagtgactacagtctactaaattgaaaggagtacaagtaaatcgctgcttcacctgaaaggggtgtttggagccttcgatagtgaggagagaggaggtaaaggggcaggtattacatctcctgtgattaCATGGcaaggtgccgtggaaaggggactTTCAccacctttgcctttgctccatgaccttttggtcagttattctctgtgaccctctgccctatcaacaccttcccttttgttatcttttgccccacccctgtgttaattgcttaaaacctattacatttctaacctttgccagttctgatgaaaggtcactaagctgaaatgttaactctgcttctctctccacagatgctgccagacctgctgagtatttccagcattttttgtttttatttcagatttccagcatctgcagtattttgcttttatttgggggGAATATTATCTCTGGCTTATTGATTTCCATAGCCCAGACATTTCAAAAATTCAAGTACTTAAATTAAGAAAGAAAGTTTATTTTCTGTCCACTTTTCAAGCGATATCTTTAGATATGTTTCCTGCAATTTCCCCATAATTAGCTTGCTTACCACCCCAGCCGAGACAGATGCTTTCTGTAGGCTGTCATCAGGAAGTGTTAGGAAATTCACTTCCATTCTCCTTCTTTTCCTCCCCCTCCCAGTTTTCTGAGCTCTTTGCTCTTTCCCTTCAAGAGACACTATAACTTATGCTCTATTTCTCCTCGCTTACTATGTCTGAGCTTGGGGAAGGAGCAGAACAGAACGTGAACTTGCACTTGTCCTTGGTCAATAGCACTGAGCATCAGTTGTTTAAGGATCACCACCGTTGCTTGGTCCTTGAGGACAGAATTTCAGACAGTGGTTAATTACATTCCTATGGCCTGactggaggtggcagagagagagctgGAAAAGTCACAACTGAGAGAATAAATTGTGAAGTATATGAAAGAACAGGAAAAGTTAATCACTTAATTTCtgcatgaacaaagaacagtacagcacaggaacaggccatttggccctccaagcctgcgccgatcttgatgcctgcctaaactaaaaccttctgcacttccggggaccgtatccctctattcccttcctattcatgtatttgttaagatgcctcttaaacgtcgctatcgtacctgcttccaccacctcccccggcagcaagttccaggcactcaccaccctctgtgtaaagaacctgcctcgcacatcccctctaaactttgctcctcgcaccttaaacctatgtcccctagtaactgactcttccaccctgggaaaaagcttctgactatccactctgtccatgccacttataactttgtaaacctctatcatgtcgcccctccacctccgtcgttccaatgaaaacaatccgagtttatccaacctctcatagctaatgcccttataACTAATGCGTCTTCCAAATTCAGGAAGCAAATTACAGTGAGATTCTGATTATACAGTATAAAGCAAcagcaagaacaacttgcatttatatagacatTTTTTAACATAGGCTGGACTTTTACTGTTGACAGCGGCTCAGAGTATGATGAAGCAGAAGCAGGTGAAGAACTCGCTCCCGATCTGCAACTCATTGTTGCCAGTATCATACGCGAGGCAGCCAATTTGCGGCCCCGTGGCGTACTTCAACTGAAAAGGTGCGCGCGGGCGGGAGGCTGACCGTCGGCGGGGGTGGGGCGAGAACCGGAGGAATcggctgaaagccatttaaaactCATAAAGGCTTACCTGAAGCAAGAAGGAGGATGTTGATCGGAGACACTGAACACATGCGAGGAGAAAAACAAGGGTCTGAGGCTGAAAGGACAGTAGGAGATCTGAAAGTGCTCACCAAGCCAACACTTTAGAAAAATCAGAATCCCACCAGAAACAAATTGCAGGAATGGAAGGGAGAGGTAGCTGCATGGCACCCCACTTCTCAGAGGAATCCTTACAGGTCTTCCTCCTGGCGGCTGAGGCAAGGAGGGAGTTCCTCTTCCCATCTGACGGAAGAAGGAGGCTTTCCCATGTTACAAAGAAGGCCGtggctggaggtagcagaggaggtcagcagctacgGCATTGTCAGGAGGACGTGGCTCCAGTGCtgcaagcgggtcaatgaccttaTACGCACTGCCCGGTTAAGGGGCATTCCGCATTCATCTCATCTTTTATGTGAAACGGAAGGGTCAATGAATGCTGAAGCTGCAAGGTGGAAGCTGTCCATGTCCAGTCCTTAGCTGCAGCCATGCCTTGGGCCACATAATGGGCACATCTGTGATGCTCAGTGGTCCAGATGTGTTCCATCCGTAcacttcactggcattggtttgagatgcagcactcagcCCAAGGGGTGAGTGCGTGATCATCCAAGTGATATGTCTTAACTAAGTCCTTTGTGTatacacaggagaagagggcacataatgcctgAGAGAGGTGGCAGAGTGGCCAGCCTGGCAAATCTGAGCAGAGTGGAGGATGATGCATtaatgctggcaggggaggacaGAGGACTCTGTATAGCTGAGGGCGATGCTGGCACATCtggccaggagagtgagttccccagtgTGTGGTTGAGGGGTAGTGGGTGGGTGGGTACGGGCGTGTGACGAGGCGATTGTCTCAGACACTGAAGGGTGCTCCCAAGCGTGAAATCACACAGATGTGCCCACAACGCAGTCTATAACATGTCCtccagtcaggagtgctgatcactactgatcattctgattttccctgcaggtgaaacacagcagcagcaaggaaagcgtGTCCGGGGCTCATCCGTCCACCTTCGAGGATGAGGAAGGGACCTTGGGGGGTGTAGCGTCACATCCTTGCACCGCACCAAGCGCCAGCTCAGAGACATTTACCTCGGTTGGGATGCGTGTCTCCTCGGAatcgtggtcacaacctggtgccagcaccacacaattgccgagccagctgccagaggcagtccCGGCCAATacctctgacaatcggaggactgtgggaggccaggccagtgcagagccacaagctgatgacgagcctctgatgaCAACCATTCGGCAGGAGATGCTTCAAGTGCAGCATgcggtgcgtggagatctggcggagttatgAGAGACTTTGCGTGCTATGACTCATACTGCAGGTGTCCGTCCAGGGCCTGAGTGCTGCACATTCTCTGTCATCTGACCATCtggcctcctccattgacagattgacgACTGTAGTGGAGGGGCCGATCCTGGATGCaatgcataacctcacagagaGAGTGGCCTCCTTGGACCAGAGCATTAGAGAATGGAATCTGATGCGCAGGCGACAGtttgaggctgctcatccctctgaggttagcACTGAGGACCAATCGAGTCTCAGGAGGGCACTGGGGCAGCAGCAGATTTCAGATGGAAGGTCCTCTCCTGGCACTCCTGATGCATCCTgtagctccttgtcccctctgccagtgacatcagtaccgcatactcccagggtgtcagagggtgttcctGAGACTTCTCATGGTCACCTTGAGATGATGAAGCCCACatggcctcgggcaggcagaggacgCCTGACAAAGTCATCCGGAGCAAAgcggcagcctgatcagccacTGCCTCTGGTGTGGCTGGCGGAGAGGGATCGTCCACACGTGTGAGCATTTGCAAACATTTCAGAAAATCACAGTGACAGCACTCCAGGGTCACTGGTGCAAGATGTAAATTTTTATTTCATATCTCAACGCACTATAAGTAATTAAAgttttcacttggcatttttacATGTCAAACGTCATTGCTGCTGTTGTAGGTGATATGGTTGCACTGCATGAGAAGGGTTATTTGAAATGTGACACATTTGGGCTGGATGGTTTTTGATGGAATGGTGTTTGATGGAATGGTGTTTGATGGAATGGTGTCCTGGTTCAGATCAGATTTTCCCCTGAAGGTGAGTGAGTGCCTCTGCCCTTCCAGCTCCTGTCATTGACTCCTCAGACTGCTATGTCGGTTTATGGTTGATTGGGCTCTGTGCAGGTGAAacacctgagtattagagcctccagATCTTCCTTGCACTCAACTCCACCTGACCTTCAGCTCCATCTCCCCACTGTTCAGTTGGCTGTGGCCCCTCTTCCTCATCCATATCACCATTCTTGTCTGAGGATGCCTCGTGCTGACCTTCATCATCCTTCAGGGAATCTCCCCTCTCCATCGCCAGGTTATATAAGGCGGAGCACACGACAATAATTCTGGAGacccttgctggcgagtactgcagggcaccacctgagcgaTCGAGACACCCaaatctcattttgagaagacctatAGTCTGTTCTGTTGTCACTCTGGTGGTTGCCTGTCTCTCATTGTAACATTCCTCTGCAtcattccttgggttcctcaccggtgtcattacccatgtcttcagcggataaccactgttgccaagtatccatccttgcaggcgtgCAGGTAGACTGAATaatgctggcacctgggagttcagGAGAATGAAAGCATCGTGGCTGCTCCCAGGTaccatgcacacacctgcatgattccctTACTATGGTCACAGACGAGGTGAACATTCATTGCGTGGAACCCCTTGCAATTAATGAAGGCTCCCGATTGACctgcaggtgctctaatggccacatgcatacagtcTGTTACGCCCTGGACCAttgggaacccagcaatggtgctgaagtCTCTGGCTCTCTTTGCCTGACTGGCGGTGTCCGTCTTGAAGTTGATAAAATGGTTGGCACGTCTGAAAATGGCTTCAAgtaacaacctttatgcagtgatgcGCTGATGCTTGGGAGCCTCTGCACATGTCTGCTGatgaagcctggaatgagcctgatgctTAGAAATTCAGCACCCTCTTAACTTCAGTGCAACCGGCATTGATTGGCCACCCATGCAGTTTGAAGCAACCTgcgctgccagcatctcacacagagatgtgacagtctcccgtgacaggtgCAGTCTTCTTCGGCACTGGCATTCTGACAGTTGCAGGAAGCTCAAATGCGGATGGTAGACCCTGTCTGCTCGGTAGGCTCATCTCTTCGCAGGTGGCTGCACCTGGGCCActcatggtatgttggccttcaaagcaagaggattcgagtacagaagcagggatctcttgctgcaattatacagggccttggtgaggccacacctggaatattatgtgcagttttggtctctttatctgaggatattcttgctatagagggagtgcagcgaaggtttaccagactgattcctgggatggtgggactgacgtatgaggagagattgagtcggttaggattatattcactggagttcagaacagtgaggggggatctcatagaaatctataaaattctaacaggacttgacagggtagatgcaggaaggatgttcccgatggtgggggagtccagaaccaggggtcattgtctaaggatatggggtgaacctttcaggactgagatgaggagaaatttcttcacccagagagtggtgaacctgtggaattcgctaccacagaaagcagttgaggccaaaacattgtatgttttcaagaaggagttagatatagctcttggggcgaaagggatcaaagggtatggggcgaaagccagaacaggctactgagttggatgatcagccatgatcataatgaatggcggagcaggctcgaagggccaaacagcctactcctgctcctattttctatgtttctactctgccaccttctccccctcctccatcaTGAGACCGCACTGGGCCAGCAGGTTGCGTGTTCCCCTGGCCTCCTTGGGACATAGTTCTGCTCATTAGATGAGCTGCCTCCAGAATGCATAATTCCCATTATAGCTGTGTTCCATAGATGCTATCACTTCTGGTCTTATCAGTCTGCTGTGAGGaaaggcacacacaaccccctccctctcaacCAATAAATCAATACTACTGGGGCCTGCTCTGGAGTGAATAACACTCAGATGAACCCTGATGAACAGTCTGAAAGTCACACAAACTGTAAAGTCACACAAAGAAGTAACGTTGAATAACCAGCCAACATAACAGTACCTCCGACTCCCTCACCGATTCACtgcctgctgctcttttaaacctgCCGGGTTCCCGAGACGCCCCTCGACTCGTTTTAATTGCTTGTAAGTGGACGGCGAGCGGCGCCTCGATCTCGCCCGGCTTCCGACCATCGTAAAATGGCGTTCGTGCGTCGTGACGTTGGGAACCCGACCCAACGTCATCGGCTGCCATTTTACATCTCGGAAGTCTCATAAGACTCCCGTTTTTCAACGGTAAAGTGCCTGCCATAGTAAAAATTTGATATTGAGCAATATAAGAAGACGTTAGGTGACAAAGGTTtggacaaagagataggtttaaaggttgggagagagttagagaggctgagaggtttaggcagtgatttccagagcttagggcctaggcagctgaaggcacagataagaattttaaaatcaaggctaatATGACCATCACTCCCCCATTTTGTATGTTTTAGTTCTATTCTGAGCCTGGTACATAGTTTGATATCTACAAGCTGCTGCATTTTGAATAAAATAGTGTAATTGTGCCCTCCCATGCCTTCAGCAGCAGGAAGCAAAGTTGAGCCTTAAGTTATGTTTGAATCTCATTTCCTCTTCATGAAAATTTTAAAGCACCTCCAAATAATGTTTGAGCCCTGTTCAATAATTGCATACTGTAATTATACTTCAGATGTATTTGAAATTAGAGTAGACCAGCATTCTGCACTTGAGCAAATGACTTGGTTTTGTGAAACACTGCTATCTTTGTCCGAATTCCTTGTAAGACGGTGCTGCAGCAGTTTTGAGACCTGATTGCAAGTTCTACTCCTTTGCCGTCTATCTTGTGCTTTAATCACCTTTTTGTAAATACGGCTCAGTGCTGTGACCTTCTGATGAATCATCGAGGAAGGTGGCGATGGGGCAAAATTAAGCTGCAAATGTGCTTTGGTGCCCTAACTGCAGAACCTcaggataatggaagagtttgattGGACATTGGCCTCTATATAATAGTGAGCGTTTACATTTTTCTCTTTGATGTGATTTCTaaaaaaatgtaatttaaaaaaaaaatgagattCGCAAATTTGGGGTGGGGACACAATAAATTAGAGAATTGCAAGTTAAACAGCGTGAGCTATCTTTACAGCTCATGAGATCCACACTAGTGCTGCCAGTTCCTAGCAGGCACGTTTAGTGCAGCAACCACTCCAGAGTAAAACTGCTGGATTAAGTGGGGCTGGAAGTTCAGAAGACTTTCTTTTATTgagctggctctttcctggtggacaTCTATAGCAAATCTCAAAGTTTTCTTTGGTGGTTATACAAGGAGCAGAGCGACATTACAAAGTTATATTCCTTATTCCTTTTATGGTGCAAGATTTCCCTCTGGAGACCACACTGTAATGAAAGTAGGGTAGAAACATATCAGAATGCTCAGGTAGTAATTCAGTATTTGACAGAACGCTGGAGCTCCACTGCTTGGTCTTAGCAAACTTAGGATTTTAAGTTATGCATTATATAAGATCTAAATTTTATATTCTGTTACAATATCTTTAATGAttttcccccccccccagtttTACATCTTCACAGGGTGTTGCCTACATGACTATCTGCTGTAGCTACTATCCCACAACGATGGCATTTTGCTTCCTAGAGGAACTTGGAATGGAATTTGTTTCTTCCTTTGAGATCGCTAAAATTCACATGGTTTCGAGACCCTACGCTTTTCTTGAATTTGGTTAGTCTTCTGCCTTTTTTCCCCAACCTGTTTACCATTTCCAGGCTGTCAGCTTTCCTTCACTTATCCCCCTGCCCCCCTTTTTATCTGTTCAATATTGCTTAGCAGCATATGCCACATACTCTTAAAACATTTTGGTAAATTGACTCTCCATTACATTTGCATCTGTCTGTttttgtttgagagtctgtgttAAATATTCTGAGTAGAATTTCACCAGGCCAAGCATTAGTGGACTTTGTTCAAATACTCAGTAAAAATGATGGCTTCTCAGATGATTGCAGTTTGAAAATGA
This region includes:
- the sec22c gene encoding vesicle-trafficking protein SEC22c isoform X1; protein product: MHNLTERVASLDQSIREWNLMRRRQFEAAHPSEVSTEDQSSLRRALGQQQISDGRSSPGTPDASCSSLSPLPVTSVPHTPRVSEGVPETSHGHLEMMKPTWPRAGRGRLTKSSGAKRQPDQPLPLVWLAERDRPHVFTSSQGVAYMTICCSYYPTTMAFCFLEELGMEFVSSFEIAKIHMVSRPYAFLEFDSIIQKIKWHYNYSNRPSLKISVTNIQRELKVTPPRQVKVDDIVVTNGTLNGHLYLQSGSAPSYRLEPVSAVGILSVILNIMCGALNLIRGVHLIEHNFQDGDEEKWTVVAFLVAFITCVFQCYLYLFYASARMIKAPGALILICICNSYLFGLRNVWQILFHLGVASLSTHQILTRKLTERPPDCGV